In Anthocerotibacter panamensis C109, the sequence CCCGGTGGCGATGGCGCTTCGGGTTGCTCTTCGCAAATCAGGTGCTCGGTGCTGGCGATTGATCGATTAGCGGCACATGCTCCGACTTGGCGGACGAAAGTTGGACATGGCGCAGCCGTCTTGTCAGGCAGCGCTGCGCTTCGGACGAGTGCCCGTCAAGTACAAGTGCCACGAAACTCGCCGCAAGATCGCGCTGTCGGCCATTGGAGACGCCCCGCACTGCCTCGGCAGTGCGGGGCGCTTTGCCCGGATTAGCGGCCCGGATTGGGCCGCAGCGCGATCAACTGGCCGCGCGCCCTTAGCCCCTTGGTGAACGCGCCACCGTCCGTCGCGACGTAGAGCGTGTCCCGGTCATGTCGGCCGCGCCCGAACACTGCGTCCGTCGCCCCGACGATATGCTGACGCGCATCGGCAATGATACTGCGCCGACCGTCCGGGGCGACGCGAACAACCGTATCGTACGGATGCGTCGTGATAAAGAGCGACCCATCTTCACCGACTGCAAAGTCATCGCCGGGAATGCCGTTGGCCAAGATGGCGGGGCGACCGAATGTGCCATTTTCGCCGAGGGTGAACTTCAGCACCTTGGTCGAATCAGAGACGGTGACGATCATGTCGCGGCCAACAAAGTGCAGGCCATTGGCACCCGGTGCCAGGGCGATGAAGGGCCGCGCCGTCAGTACCTTGTCGTCCGAGGCCTGTTCGAACCGCCCCGTTTCAGGATCGATGCGCCAGATCGCGGCCAACGAGCTGTCGGGCGTATAGAGCATTCCATCCGGGCCGAAATCGAGACCATTTGGCCAAGCACCGCTCGGCAGGCGGGCGATCATGCTGGCGGCACCATTGGGCGCAATGCGCCAGATTCCGGGTGTCTTGCCGTTGCTGGTCATGAAGATCGTGCCGTCGGCCTTGAGTGTCATCACCCCGGCTGTCGATCCGACCGGCGTGGTGAACACGATGCGCTCCCGACCGTCTGGACTGCGGGCGATAATTTCGCCCTGAGCGTGGCGATAATAGTCGCTAATGTTGAAATCGAGCCCGCGATTGGCAGCTAGATACAGCGTCCCGTCAAGCCCCGCGCGCACGCTCTCGAATCCAACGCCCTCGTCATAGGTCTTCACCACCGACGCCGGTACCGGCTCGTAGGACAACGTGTCCGCTTTGGGCAGCAGCAGGACCTTCAGCCCCAGTGGCTGCGCCAGCGCGACGCCGACTGTGGCCGCCAGCATGGATACCGGCAAGGCCCAGCTGCCGCCACCACGAACCACTAGGACGGGCCAGGCCCAAACGAGCACGATGGCGGTGAGGCAAGCCGCGAAGAAGACGACAAACGGCACCGCCAGCCCCACGAGCATGCCAGCGCCTGCAAGCGCCGAAAGAACGGCGAACGGAATTCGGAAGGCGAGCGAGGCCGGAACGCGACCGACGAAGCGCGGCATCGATCCCGGCCGAACGATAACCACGATGGCCAGCAGCAACAAGCCAACAGCGATCAAGGTTTGGGCAAAGAGGGCCATGGCTATCATCTCATTTACTCCGATAGGAAGCTAACGTTTGCGTTGAAAGGGCGCTGCTAAACGGCGAGGATTCAAAAGATGTCGATAGGGGCCTATCTTTTAAGGCAAATGAACTTCAGGACGCAACATCTTCGAGATTGCGTTCGATCCTCTTCAAGGTCTGCATGAAGGACTTGCTGTCCTGTTCGCTGAAACCGCGAAACATCTGTTGCACCAACGCCTCCCCCGCGTCGCAGAAAGCGTCTGATGAGCAGAGCAGTCGGGCCTGGTTCGACATGTGGATCGTCTTCTTCCGAGCATCGGCCCCGTCCGCGCGGCGCTCGACATGGCCTTCGCGTTCAAGCACATCGATGATGTTGGTCAGCGTCGGGGACGCAATAGCCAGCTGGCGTTGAAGCTCGCTATGTTCCAATCCGTCGCTGTGCATGAGCAGCTGCAAAACATCGAACTGCGCGCCAGTCAGATGGAACGGCCGGACCGTATGATCCAGCGCCCGCCTGAGCGCGAGATAAGCCTTCTTCAATTCAAGCGTCGGATGCGTCATTCCGTTAGCATCCTATCAAGTTGGACAAATGTCAATAGGCAGCTATCGATATTTTATCGAAAGTGGTTCCGTCAATCGCGCTCGCTGCGCGGCATTGCCAGAGATTTGAGCGTCTGGGGTAACCGCTACATTGAAGGCGGCGGGCCAAACTGCCGCTCAGAGGGCATTCCGACAGATCGCTCGATGCCCGAGGTTGGTGCCTTGCTGACTATCGTCAAGAGAACCGCAATCGTCCCCTTCTGCAATTTGGTATCCTAGAGCTGCCTCGTCAGGTGAGTCCGCATATGCAGACATTGCGACCGCCAACGCACCTCATCAGCGTCCACCATATGTCCCGCCACACATCAAGCCCTGGCGTGAGCAGGTCCATGGCCGGCGGGTAAAGTGTCGGTGTACTTCTGGCCAGCGATCCAGGCGTCAACGATATTCGCCCATTCCTGCATCATATGGCGCTGCTGATGCTCGTACTCGGCCTTGTTTCGCTTGCCGGGACAGATAGACATTGTGCGGCCTCGACCGCTTCATGCGTTCCTTCGGAATCGACCAAACAGCGTTCTCAAAGTCCACTTCGTCCCAGATGGTGTCCTGTAGTTCGCTCTTGCGGACCATGGTCAGCAGAAAGAGCTTCATCCCCAGCCGGATTGCGGGCAGGGTCGGCACATGCTCGAGCTGGTTGAACATGATCCGAATCTCTGACGGAGAAAGGGATCGGTCCCGCGGGACGAAATGGGCGATGGAAGCCGGACCGACATCCTCGGAGGGATTATGGACCTTCTCACCATGCAGGATCGCAAAACCGAAGACCTGTTTGACAATGTCACGCACATGGACCGCGACGGCGGGGGCTCCGCGCTCCTTGACCGCAGCACATAACCCCCTCAGGTCTTCCGCTGTGATCTCAGTGAGCAGGCGGTTCCGACACTTGGGCAGGATATCGCGCTCATAGATCGAGCGCCGCATCGCCTTGGTGCTGTCGGCCATGCGCCTTTCCTGGAAACAGCGCTCGGCGAACTCGCCGAAACTCTTGGCCTCCTTAAGGCGTCTCTTCTCCCGCTGCTTCTCCTGCGCTGGCGATCGTCCCTCCATGATCGCCCGCTTTGCATCGATCAGCTTTTCACGAGCACGCGCCAAGGAAACCCCCGTTGCGCTATGTCAGCCCAATGTCAGGGTCTCGCGACGGGGTAGTCAAATCGGAACACGATCGTGCCCGACGGCTGGACCACCAAGTACATACCGTCACGGTCCGTCACCTTGTAAGGTTTATCTCTTGGTTTCAGTGCCTTAATCGCTGCGTCCGTCAGCACTACCTCTCAAAATCGGATCAAAAACGGGGAGAGCTACCAAAAATACCGTCAGCCCATTTGAAACCCATTTTATCGTTTTATTTCAGAGGCTTGATGCCGAAAAAAATACCGTCAGAGGCTCTCTTAGCCCTGACGGTATCTCTGAAAGGTCAATTGATCAAGCTCAGGCGTACCGTCAGAAATACCGTCAGACGGAGCGCTTGCACCACGATAGTCCGCGAAAGTTGCAGGCGTACTTTTCTTTGATTTTCAGCGGTTTAGTGGGCATTCTGGCGTAGTTTTGGATACCGCCGGATGGGTCTGAATCATTCCCACTCAATGGTGCCTGGGGGCTTGGAAGTAATGTCATAGACGACGCGGTTGACACCCTTGACTTCGTTGACGATACGCGTGGCGATGCGCTCTAGGAGATCGTAAGGAACCCGTGCCCAATCAGCGGTCATGCCATCCTCAGAAGTGACCAAGCGCAAAACAACCGGATAGGAATAGGTGCGCTGGTCGCCCATCACCCCCACTGACCGTACCGGCAAAAGTACTGCAAACGCCTGCCAGATCGAGTTATAGAGCCCGCTGGCATTGATCTCCTGGCGCACGACCATATCCGCCTCGCGCACAATATCGAGCTTCTCGCGGTCTACTGCACCCAGGATACGGATGGCGAGCCCCGGACCTGGAAAGGGATGGCGATTCACAATCTCTAAAGGCAAGCCCAGCACACGACCTACTTTGCGCACCTCGTCCTTAAAAAGACGGCGCAGGGGCTCAACGAGCTTGAAGCGTAGATTTTTAGGCAACCCACCTACGTTGTGGTGAGACTTGATGCGTACCGCAACCCGCTCTCCGGTTTTGGGATCAATGTTCTCCCCAGAGGACTCGATGATGTCTGGGTAGAGCGTGCCCTGAGCCAGATAGTCAAAAGGTCCCAAGCGGTTGGATTCTTCTTCAAAAACTTGAATAAATTCGTGACCAATGCGTTTACGCTTCACTTCCGGGTCACTCACCCCAGCGATTTGTTCGAGGAAGCGGTCGGTTGCCTGGATATATTCAACCGGGATGTGAAACTGCTCACTGAACAGCTTGACCAGACGTTCGGGCTCTTCTTTGCGCATGAAGCCTTGGTCAATGAACATGCACGTCAGGTTGTCGCCTATTGCCCGGTGCAGCAGGAAAGCCAATGTCGAGGAGTCCACCCCTCCCGAAAGGGCGAGCAGTACTCGCTTAGAGCCCACTTGCTTGCGAATATCGGCAATGGATTCTTCAATAAACGATTCAGCGGTCCAGGTGGGCTGACACTGGCAAATATTGCGGACGAAGTTGAAGAGGAGTGCCATACCGCCCTCGGAGTGCATCACCTCTGGGTGAAACTGGACTCCGTAGAGCTTGCGCTGGTGGTCAGCCATAGCTGCACAGGCAGTATTGCTGGTGTGGGCGAGGGTCACAAATCCCTTAGGCACCACGCAGACTGAATCTGCATGACTCATCCACATGGTGGCTCCCTGGTTTACCCCAGACAACAGATCGCTGGTATCGTCGATATAGAGGCTGGCGCGACCGTATTCTCCTGCGGTGCCGGACTCCACGGTCCCCGCCAACTGCTGCGCCATCAGTTGCATCCCATAACATACTCCCAAAACCGGGACCCCCAAGGTCCAGAGACCGGGATCGCAGTGGGGTGCGCCTGGATCGTAGACTGAGTTCGGCCCGCCGGAGAGGATAATGCCACGGGGATTGAGCCTACGCAGCTCCTCAATGGTCGTGCGGTAGCTGAGGACTTCGGAGTAGACCTGAAGTTCGCGGATGCGTCGGGCAATGAGTTCCGAGTATTGCGAGCCAAAGTCCAGAATGACGAGCATCTGCCGCTGGGACGGTGTTTCTGGGGCGGGGGTAGGGTCTAGAAGCACAGGGTGGGCAGTGACCATAGCAGAGGCTCCCTCCATATTTTTACTAAAAAATGCCCCCATCAAGCCTGGGAGCAACAGCGGTTGTACTGCTGCGGTTAACGGCGCAACCCCAACCGTTCGATGAGTTGCTGGTAGCGTGGTTGGTCAGACTTTTGGATATATCCCAACAAGCCCTTGCGCTGGGAGATGAGCTTGAGTAGACCCCGCCGGGAGGCAAAGTCTTTGGGGTGGAGTTTGAGGTGTTCGGTGAGTTGTTTGATCCGGGCACTCAAGAGCGCCACTTGAACTTCAGGGGAACCGGTATCGGTGGTGTGCACTTGATAGGTGCCAATCAACTCCTGTTTTTTTTCTTGGAGCAAGGGCATGGCTATTCACAAAATTGACATTGAACAAATGTAACACAGTTAGAGACGAGGACCGCAGTTATCCTAGAAACCGCCTACCATCTTCAACGGGATGGCGCATAAAACTATCAACGTCAGCGTATAAACAAAGAGATGGACCTTCCAGACCTAGAGAAGACGGTAGGGCATAGGCCCATTCCTACATTCTTGGTCCAGCTACTGTTCTGGAAGGTGCTCCTATAATTCAAGCACTACCCTCAGGCGAAACCATGTCCCCCGTCAGCGTTGCCACCAGTCGTTCAACCCACGGTCTAGAGTCAGGCGAAGCACGTTTGTGGTGCCTGTTGATTGGGGTCAACCAGTATCAGACGCCCGAACTACCGTCCTTGAAGTTCTGTGCCGCCGACTGCGAAGGGCTGAGTGATGCGCTCCAAGAAGCCACGCGGAGTTTCCCGGAGCGGACGGTCTTTATCCATCACGATTTTACGGCGGGGGGGGCCACGCTGAGGACCGTTGCGCAGAGCCTCCAAGAGATCATCTACGCCGCTCAACCTCAGGACACGGTGCTGATTTATTTCTCGGGCCACGGGGTCTTACATCCGGTCAGCCAACAAGCGGTCCTGTGCCTATCGGATACCTATGTGGAAGACTTGAGCACGACAGGTCTGGGGATTCTGGAATTGATGGGGCTTCTGGAGCAGTGCC encodes:
- a CDS encoding SMP-30/gluconolactonase/LRE family protein; the encoded protein is MALFAQTLIAVGLLLLAIVVIVRPGSMPRFVGRVPASLAFRIPFAVLSALAGAGMLVGLAVPFVVFFAACLTAIVLVWAWPVLVVRGGGSWALPVSMLAATVGVALAQPLGLKVLLLPKADTLSYEPVPASVVKTYDEGVGFESVRAGLDGTLYLAANRGLDFNISDYYRHAQGEIIARSPDGRERIVFTTPVGSTAGVMTLKADGTIFMTSNGKTPGIWRIAPNGAASMIARLPSGAWPNGLDFGPDGMLYTPDSSLAAIWRIDPETGRFEQASDDKVLTARPFIALAPGANGLHFVGRDMIVTVSDSTKVLKFTLGENGTFGRPAILANGIPGDDFAVGEDGSLFITTHPYDTVVRVAPDGRRSIIADARQHIVGATDAVFGRGRHDRDTLYVATDGGAFTKGLRARGQLIALRPNPGR
- a CDS encoding MarR family winged helix-turn-helix transcriptional regulator, which translates into the protein MTHPTLELKKAYLALRRALDHTVRPFHLTGAQFDVLQLLMHSDGLEHSELQRQLAIASPTLTNIIDVLEREGHVERRADGADARKKTIHMSNQARLLCSSDAFCDAGEALVQQMFRGFSEQDSKSFMQTLKRIERNLEDVAS
- the guaA gene encoding glutamine-hydrolyzing GMP synthase; amino-acid sequence: MVTAHPVLLDPTPAPETPSQRQMLVILDFGSQYSELIARRIRELQVYSEVLSYRTTIEELRRLNPRGIILSGGPNSVYDPGAPHCDPGLWTLGVPVLGVCYGMQLMAQQLAGTVESGTAGEYGRASLYIDDTSDLLSGVNQGATMWMSHADSVCVVPKGFVTLAHTSNTACAAMADHQRKLYGVQFHPEVMHSEGGMALLFNFVRNICQCQPTWTAESFIEESIADIRKQVGSKRVLLALSGGVDSSTLAFLLHRAIGDNLTCMFIDQGFMRKEEPERLVKLFSEQFHIPVEYIQATDRFLEQIAGVSDPEVKRKRIGHEFIQVFEEESNRLGPFDYLAQGTLYPDIIESSGENIDPKTGERVAVRIKSHHNVGGLPKNLRFKLVEPLRRLFKDEVRKVGRVLGLPLEIVNRHPFPGPGLAIRILGAVDREKLDIVREADMVVRQEINASGLYNSIWQAFAVLLPVRSVGVMGDQRTYSYPVVLRLVTSEDGMTADWARVPYDLLERIATRIVNEVKGVNRVVYDITSKPPGTIEWE
- the rpsO gene encoding 30S ribosomal protein S15, with product MPLLQEKKQELIGTYQVHTTDTGSPEVQVALLSARIKQLTEHLKLHPKDFASRRGLLKLISQRKGLLGYIQKSDQPRYQQLIERLGLRR